One Pyrus communis chromosome 4, drPyrComm1.1, whole genome shotgun sequence genomic region harbors:
- the LOC137731058 gene encoding CSC1-like protein At1g69450, translated as MLVSALLTSLAINSGLCVLFFTLYSILRKQPSNYEVYIPRLLAEGESDKSSRFNLERLIPSPYWVKRAWQLTEDDLLSSSGLDAVVFMRLINFSLRVFLFAGVIGIFVLLPVNCSGNQLEYVDFADLSNNSLDVFTISNVNNGSSKLWIHFAAVYLVTIFVCCLLYYEFRYISQRRLDYFQSSKPQPHQFTILVRSIPVPSGSSVSEKVDSFFREYHPSTYLSHIVVRRTNKVKKLLKDTKKLYTRLLHLQSDPNQQKYTRSCCFGLFGHKVNLVEQYEKKLEDAEENVRLEQSEASLGGEEVRSAFVSFKSRYGAAIAHHLQQSTNPTNWVTEQAPEPRDVYWPFFSSSFIRRWISKLVVILLCIVLTILFLIPVVLVQGLTNLNQLEAWLPFLESVLTITFVSQVITGYLPSLILLLFLKIVPPAMEFLSSIQGYVSLSDIQKSACTKVLWFTIWNIFFATVFSGSVLSKVYLFLDPKNIPSKLGVSVPAQSSFFIAYVVTSGWTSTSSELFRIIPLIWSLLKRPFTDSKDDEFEVPAMNYHNHMPRVLFFVLLGITYFFLAPLILPFLLVYLCLGFIIFRNQFINVYAPRFETAGKFWPIVHNSMIFSLVLMHAIAVGIFTIKKVNLASTLTFPLPVFTLLFNEYCRKRFLPNFVAYPAESLIRKDRQDENDPTMPEFLDKLVTVYQDPALMPINYSGSNDRLRSPLLSSARQA; from the exons ATGCTTGTCTCCGCCCTGCTGACGTCACTCGCCATCAACTCCGGCCTCTGCGTCCTCTTCTTCACGCTCTACTCGATCCTCCGGAAGCAGCCGAGCAACTATGAGGTGTACATACCGCGGCTGCTCGCCGAGGGGGAGTCCGACAAGTCGAGTCGTTTCAACCTCGAGCGGCTGATTCCGTCGCCGTACTGGGTCAAGAGGGCCTGGCAGCTCACTGAGGACGACCTGCTGTCGTCCTCCGGCCTCGACGCCGTCGTTTTCATGCGGCTTATCAATTTTAGTCTCAGAGTGTTCCTGTTCGCCGGAGTTATCGGGATATTCGTCCTGCTTCCGGTCAACTGCTCCGGCAACCAGCTCGAGTATGTTGACTTCGCCGATCTGTCGAATAACTCTCTCGACGTGTTTACGATTTCGAATGTGAACAATGGCTCAAGCAA ATTATGGATTCACTTTGCTGCTGTGTACCTTGTCACCATCTTTGTCTGCTGTCTACTTTATTAT GAATTTAGATATATTTCTCAAAGACGGCTTGATTATTTTCAGTCATCCAAGCCTCAACCGCATCAGTTCACAATCTTAGTTCGCAGCATTCCTGTTCCTTCTGGGAGCAGTGTCAGTGAAAAAGTTGACAGCTTCTTTAGGGAGTATCACCCTTCAACGTATTTGTCACATATTGTTGTTCGTCGAacaaacaaagttaaaaaactCCTT AAAGATACGAAAAAACTGTATACCAGGCTCCTTCACTTGCAATCGGATCCAAACCAGCAAAAGTATACACGATCCTGTTGTTTTGGATTGTTTGGACACAAGGTTAATCTTGTGGAACAGTATGAAAAGAAGCTTGAAGACGCAGAGGAGAATGTGAGATTGGAGCAATCAGAGGCTTCATTAGGAGGAGAA gAAGTTCGATCTGCTTTTGTTTCCTTCAAGTCTCGGTATGGTGCTGCAATTGCTCACCACTTGCAACAATCAACCAATCCTACCAACTGGGTCACAGAGCAAGCTCCTGAACCTCGTGATGTTTACTGGCCGTTCTTTTCGTCATCTTTCATCCGAAGATGGATATCTAAGCTTGTGGTTATACTTTTATGCATTGTCCTAACAATCTTGTTCCTTATTCCTGTTGTACTTGTCCAAGGTCTTACCAACCTAAACCAGCTGGAAGCTTGGCTTCCCTTTCTCGAAAGTGTTCTAACCAT AACATTTGTTAGTCAAGTCATTACAGGATACCTTCCCAGTCTTATTCTTctattatttctgaaaatagTGCCCCCCGCCATGGAGTTCCTTTCATCCATTCAAGGATATGTTTCTCTCAGTGATATACAAAAGAGTGCGTGTACAAAAGTACTTTGGTTCACGATATGGAACATTTTTTTTGCTACTGTATTTTCCGGATCAGTTCTCTCTAAGGTTTATCTCTTTCTTGACCCCAAGAATATTCCTTCAAAGCTAGGCGTTTCTGTTCCAGCACAG TCGTCTTTTTTCATTGCTTATGTCGTCACGTCAGGATGGACAAGTACTTCATCAGAACTCTTTCGCATAATTCCTCTGATATGGAGTCTGTTAAAAAGACCTTTTACCGACAGTAAAGATGATGAATTTGAAGTTCCAGCAATGAATTACCATAATCACATGCCAAGAGTTCTTTTCTTTGTACTTCTCGGCATCACATACTTCTTTCTAGCTCCACTGATTCTTCCCTTCCTCTTAGTGTACCTCTGTCTTGGATTCATCATCTTTCGCAACCAG TTCATAAACGTATATGCTCCTAGGTTTGAAACTGCAGGGAAGTTTTGGCCGATTGTGCATAATTCAATGATCTTCTCTCTGGTACTTATGCACGCTATTGCAGTTGGAATCTTTACAATCAAGAAGGTCAATCTAGCATCGACATTAACTTTTCCTCTTCCTGTATTCACACTTCTCTTCAATGAGTACTGCCGGAAGCGCTTCCTTCCAAATTTCGTTGCTTACCCTGCTGAG AGTTTGATACGAAAGGACAGGCAAGATGAGAACGATCCTACAATGCCTGAATTTCTCGATAAGTTGGTCACGGTCTATCAGGACCCTGCTTTGATGCCTATCAACTATTCTGGGAGCAATGACAGACTCCGCAGTCCTCTTTTATCTTCTGCTCGTCAAGCGTAG
- the LOC137730974 gene encoding 26S proteasome non-ATPase regulatory subunit 11 homolog, whose amino-acid sequence MSSSYLPATTDSIAQALEANAPSESISILYRVLENPSASPEAIRIKEQAITNLSDLLRQENRADDLRNLLTQLRPFFNLIPKAKTAKIVRIIIDALAKIPDTSELQISLCKEMVQWTRAEKRTFLRQRVEARLASLLMESKEFSEALTLLSGLIKEVRRLDDKLLLVDIDLLESKLHFSLRNLPKAKASLTAARTAANSIYVPPAQQGTIDLQSGILHAEEKDYKTAYSYFFEAFEAFNALEDPRAVFSLKYMLLCKIMVSQADDVAGIISSKAGLQYLGPELDAMKAVADAHSKRSLKLFETALRDFKAQLEEDPIVHRHLSSLYDTLLEQNLCRLIEPFSRVEIAHIAELIELPIDHVEKKLSQMILDKKFAGTLDQGAGCLIIFDDPKTDAIYPATLETISNIGKVVDSLYVRSAKIMA is encoded by the coding sequence ATGTCTTCATCGTATCTCCCAGCAACTACTGATTCGATTGCTCAGGCTTTAGAGGCCAACGCTCCATCTGAATCCATCTCTATTCTTTATCGCGTTCTTGAAAACCCATCAGCATCTCCTGAAGCTATACGGATAAAGGAGCAGGCCATCACAAATCTTTCGGATCTTCTAAGACAAGAAAATCGGGCAGATGATCTTCGTAACCTTCTCACTCAGTTGAGGCCTTTTTTTAACTTGATTCCCAAGGCGAAAACTGCAAAAATTGTCCGCATTATTATTGATGCACTTGCTAAGATACCAGACACGTCAGAACTTCAGATTTCCCTTTGCAAAGAAATGGTGCAGTGGACCCGTGCTGAGAAGCGAACTTTCCTTAGACAGCGAGTGGAGGCCAGGCTTGCATCTCTTTTGATGGAAAGCAAAGAGTTTTCGGAAGCACTAACTCTCCTATCAGGCTTGATCAAGGAAGTGAGAAGGCTAGATGACAAGCTTCTCCTTGTGGACATAGATTTGTTGGAGAGTAAGCTCCACTTTTCTTTGAGAAATCTCCCTAAAGCCAAGGCTTCACTCACAGCTGCAAGAACAGCCGCCAATTCTATATATGTGCCTCCAGCTCAGCAAGGAACTATTGATTTGCAGAGCGGGATCCTTCATGCAGAAGAGAAGGACTACAAGACTGCATACAGTTATTTCTTTGAAGCATTTGAAGCCTTCAATGCTCTTGAAGATCCTCGGGCTGTATTTAGCCTCAAGTATATGTTGCTGTGCAAAATTATGGTGAGCCAGGCTGATGATGTGGCAGGTATAATATCATCAAAAGCGGGCCTGCAGTACTTGGGACCTGAGCTGGATGCTATGAAAGCGGTTGCTGATGCTCACTCGAAGCGTTCTTTGAAGCTTTTTGAGACTGCTCTTCGTGATTTCAAGGCACAGCTAGAGGAAGACCCTATTGTCCACAGGCACCTCTCCTCCCTGTACGACACTCTGTTGGAACAGAATCTCTGCAGGTTGATCGAGCCTTTCTCAAGGGTGGAGATTGCTCACATTGCAGAACTGATTGAACTGCCAATCGACCATGTGGAGAAGAAACTGTCTCAGATGATTTTGGACAAGAAGTTTGCAGGGACTTTGGACCAGGGCGCTGGATGCCTCATCATCTTTGACGATCCCAAGACAGACGCAATATACCCTGCAACGTTGGAGACCATATCCAACATCGGCAAGGTCGTGGACAGCCTCTACGTGAGGTCTGCGAAGATAATGGCGTGA
- the LOC137732148 gene encoding vesicle transport v-SNARE 12-like isoform X1 — MSEVFEGYERQYCELSANLSRKSNSAALLPDYEQKKQKFSEIKIGLDDAEALIRKMDLEARSLQPSVKAVLLAKLREYKSDLNKLKREIKRVASPDASQAARDELLEAGMADPHVVSSDQRERMTMSVERLNASSDRITQSRRTILETEELGVSILQDLHQQRETLLHSHLKLNAVDDAIDKSKRVLTAMSRRMTKHKWIIGSVIGALIVAILFILYFKLSH; from the exons ATGAGTGAGGTATTCGAAGGCTACGAGCGTCAGTACTGCGAGCTCTCCGCAAACCTCTCGCGAAAATCCAACTCCGCCGCCCTTCTTCCCGACTATG AGCAGAAGAAGCAGAAATTTTCTGAGATTAAAATTGGTCTCGATGATGCCGAAGCTTTG ATTCGGAAAATGGACCTCGAAGCCAGAAGCTTGCAGCCGAGCGTGAAGGCGGTGCTTCTTGCTAAGCTAAGGGAGTATAAATCTGATCTCAATAAGTTGAAAAGGGAAATCAAAAGAGTTGCATCGCCTGATGCCAGTCAGGCTGCTCGGGACGAACTGCTGGAGGCAGGAATGGCTGATCCACATGTG GTTTCTTCTGATCAAAGAGAGAGAATGACAATGTCTGTTGAGAGATTGAATGCATCAAGTGATAGAATCACACAGAGTAGAAGAACGATATTGGAAACTGAAGAGCTTGGTGTCTCCATTCTCCAAGATTTGCATCAACAGCGGGAAACTCTCCTGCATTCCCAtctaaaa cTTAATGCAGTAGATGACGCCATTGACAAGAGTAAAAGAGTTTTAACTGCCATGTCGCGGAGGATGACGAAGCATAAATGGATCATCGGCTCAGTTATCGGAGCTCTTATCGTTGCAATCCTCTTTATTCTATACTTTAAGCTTTCTCATTAA
- the LOC137732148 gene encoding vesicle transport v-SNARE 12-like isoform X2 — MKKQKFSEIKIGLDDAEALIRKMDLEARSLQPSVKAVLLAKLREYKSDLNKLKREIKRVASPDASQAARDELLEAGMADPHVVSSDQRERMTMSVERLNASSDRITQSRRTILETEELGVSILQDLHQQRETLLHSHLKLNAVDDAIDKSKRVLTAMSRRMTKHKWIIGSVIGALIVAILFILYFKLSH, encoded by the exons ATG AAGAAGCAGAAATTTTCTGAGATTAAAATTGGTCTCGATGATGCCGAAGCTTTG ATTCGGAAAATGGACCTCGAAGCCAGAAGCTTGCAGCCGAGCGTGAAGGCGGTGCTTCTTGCTAAGCTAAGGGAGTATAAATCTGATCTCAATAAGTTGAAAAGGGAAATCAAAAGAGTTGCATCGCCTGATGCCAGTCAGGCTGCTCGGGACGAACTGCTGGAGGCAGGAATGGCTGATCCACATGTG GTTTCTTCTGATCAAAGAGAGAGAATGACAATGTCTGTTGAGAGATTGAATGCATCAAGTGATAGAATCACACAGAGTAGAAGAACGATATTGGAAACTGAAGAGCTTGGTGTCTCCATTCTCCAAGATTTGCATCAACAGCGGGAAACTCTCCTGCATTCCCAtctaaaa cTTAATGCAGTAGATGACGCCATTGACAAGAGTAAAAGAGTTTTAACTGCCATGTCGCGGAGGATGACGAAGCATAAATGGATCATCGGCTCAGTTATCGGAGCTCTTATCGTTGCAATCCTCTTTATTCTATACTTTAAGCTTTCTCATTAA
- the LOC137732077 gene encoding uncharacterized protein, with protein sequence MDSLSSVKVLPSVVTNPLCPRRRRMPPPYSSSLGSLHNRSLCRFSSSSSVFGVPCSPYSRRRFVCPSGGGGTAQEDEEDGDDDDDDGSEQVEKALHLDGNIPSTSDEFVKRVSSRAYDMRRHLQQTFDSSSYDVLEANPWRGRSKPVYVLTQRENQLCTMKTRRNRSEVETELGKLFSKRGKWNQKKQPTNETKFQMLVEDIRDGVLVFEDENEAVRYCDLLQGGGKGCEGVAEIEASSVFDLCQKMRALAVLFRRGISPPLPQSLELNLRARKRSLEDEQEP encoded by the exons ATGGATTCTCTCTCATCGGTAAAAGTGCTTCCCTCCGTAGTCACCAACCCTCTCTGTCCACGGCGACGCCGGATGCCTCCCCCTTATTCTTCTTCGCTCGGCAGCTTACACAATCGAAGTCTCTGCCgattctcctcctcctcctctgtaTTCggtgtgccgtgctctccctatTCCAGAAGGAGGTTCGTGTGCCCGTCCGGCGGCGGCGGCACTGCGCAGGAGGACGAGGAGGATggcgacgacgacgacgacgacggaAGTGAGCAGGTGGAGAAAGCGCTTCACCTCGACGGTAATATCCCTTCCACGTCCGACGAGTTCGTGAAACGCGTGTCGTCTCGTGCTTACGACATGCGCCGCCACCTCCAGCAGACCTTCGATTCCAGCAGCTACGATG TATTGGAGGCCAACCCTTGGAGAGGACGTTCCAAGCCTGTGTATGTATTAACCCAAAGGGAAAACCAGTTGTGCaccatgaaaacccgaagaaATCGCAG TGAAGTTGAAACGGAGCTTGGGAAACTGTTCTCAAAAAGAGGGAAGTGGAATCAAAAGAAGCAGCCGACGAACGAGACAAAGTTCCAGATGCTTGTGGAGGATATTAGAGATGGAGTGCTT GTTTTCGAGGATGAGAACGAAGCTGTAAGGTATTGTGACTTGTTGCAAGGAGGAGGTAAAGGTTGTGAAGGTGTTGCAGAAATAGAGGCCTCATCA GTATTCGATCTCTGCCAGAAAATGCGAGCTTTAGCAGTTCTGTTCCGTCGCGGAATAAGCCCTCCTCTGCCTCAAAGCCTGGAGCTCAACCTTAGGGCTCGAAAGCGCTCGCTTGAAGACGAACAAGAACCATAA
- the LOC137731049 gene encoding serine/threonine-protein kinase VIK has protein sequence MSSEASDSSGGGCAFTADKDKQKEKARVSRTSLILWHAHHNDVVAVRKLLEEDQSLVHARDYDNRTPLHVASLHGWIDVAKCLIEYGADVNAQDRWKNTPLADAEGAKKHKMIELLKSYGGLSYGQNGSHFEPKPVPPPQPNKCDWEIEPSELDFSSSLTIGKGSFGEILKAHWRGTPVAVKRILPSLSGDRLVIQDFRHEVNLLVKLRHPNIVQFLGAVTEKKPLMLITEYLRGGDLHQYLKEKGALSPTTAINFALDIARGMAYLHNEPNVIIHRDLKPRNVLLVNSSADHLKVGDFGLSKLIKVQNSHDVYKMTGETGSYRYMAPEVFRHRRYDKKVDVFSFAMILYEMLEGDPPLSNYEPYEAAKYVAEGHRPLFHGKGHTPELKELIEQCWSPDMNQRPSFLDILKRLEKVKEKALQADHHWNIFNA, from the exons ATGAGCTCCGAAGCTTCCGACTCGTCCGGTGGCGGGTGTGCTTTCACGGCCGACAAGGACAAGCAGAAGGAGAAGGCCCGAGTCAGCCGCACCTCCCTCATACTCTGGCACGCCCACCACAACGATGTCGTCGCCGTCCGCAAGCTCCTCGAGGAGGATCAATCCCTCGTCCACGCCCGCGACTACGACAACCGCACTCCGCTCCACGTCGCCTCGCTCCACGGCTGGATCGACGTCGCCAAGTGCCTTATTGAGTATGGCGCCGATGTCAACGCCCAAGATCGATGGAAGAACACT CCTCTGGCTGATGCTGAAGGAGCTAAGAAGCATAAGATGATTGAGCTTCTGAAATCGTACGGTGGCTTGTCTTAT GGCCAAAATGGGAGCCATTTCGAACCGAAGCCGGTGCCGCCCCCTCAGCCCAACAAGTGTGATTGGGAGATTGAACCGTCCGAACTCGACTTCTCCAGCTCACTTACCATAGGGAAG GGCTCTTTTGGCGAAATTTTAAAAGCGCATTGGCGTGGGACACCAGTAGCTGTCAAAcgcattcttccatctctttccGGTGATAGATTGGTGAT CCAAGACTTCCGGCATGAAGTTAACTTGCTAGTGAAGCTTCGTCACCCTAATATCGTCCAATTTCTTGGAGCTGTCACTGAGAAGAAGCCCCTTATGCTAATAACGGAGTATTTAAGAGGG GGTGATCTTCATCAGTACCTCAAGGAAAAGGGTGCACTTAGTCCTACAACGGCAATTAACTTTGCTTTGGATATTGCCAG AGGCATGGCTTATCTTCACAACGAGCCAAATGTTATAATTCACCGAGACCTAAAACCAAG GAATGTTCTCTTAGTCAATTCTAGTGCCGACCATTTAAAAGTTGGAGATTTTGGATTAAGCAAGCTCATCAAGGTTCAGAATTCTCATGATGTATACAAGATGACCGGCGAAACTGGAAGTT ACCGCTATATGGCTCCTGAAGTTTTTAGGCACCGGAGATATGATAAGAAGGTTGACGTGTTCTCTTTTGCAATGATACTATACGAG ATGCTTGAAGGGGACCCACCACTTTCGAATTACGAGCCTTATGAAGCCGCCAAATATGTGGCGGAAGGACACAGGCCTTTGTTTCATGGAAAAGGTCACACCCCGGAACTGAAAGA GTTAATAGAGCAGTGTTGGTCTCCCGACATGAACCAGAGGCCTTCTTTCTTGGACATTCTCAAAAGGCTTGAGAAGGTAAAGGAAAAAGCTCTACAAGCAGACCATCACTGGAACATATTTAATGCATAA
- the LOC137731051 gene encoding transmembrane emp24 domain-containing protein p24delta9-like, with amino-acid sequence MAWPKSKQAQTAQTVKSTQTKDSRFSDSPPKRTKNTPLPLSSRFLSESPHFSHPSHPSVRAMVGLRLLLAAVIAGFLLSTSESLRFELQSGHTKCIVEDVKNNAMTVGKYSVVNPNEGQPMPDSHKLTVRVTSHHGNNYHYSQLVESGQYAFVAAEEGDYMACFWAPDHKPQTTLTIEFDWKTGVAAKDWSNVAKKGTVDVMELELKKLSDTVTSIHEEMLYLRGREEEMQDLNRTTNSRMATLSLLSLFVCLGVAGMQLWHLKTFFEKKKLI; translated from the exons ATGGCCTGGCCTAAATCAAAGCAGGCCCAAACGGCCCAAACCGTAAAATCTACACAAACGAAGGATTCCAGATTCTCTGACTCACCTCCGAAGAGAACGAAGAACACCCCCCTCCCCCTTTCCTCTCGGTTTCTCTCCGAGTCGCCGCATTTTTCCCACCCGAGTCATCCCTCAGTCAGAGCAATGGTCGGATTGCGCCTTCTGCTTGCTGCCGTAATCGCAGGGTTCTTATTATCTACATCCGAATCTCTGCGGTTCGAGCTGCAATCCGGTCACACGAAATGCATCGTCGAAGATGTAAAAAACAACGCCATGACCGTCGGAAAATACAGCGTCGTCAACCCCAACGAAGGTCAGCCCATGCCCGATTCCCACAAATTGACCGTCCGG GTGACGTCACACCACGGGAACAACTATCACTACTCGCAGCTGGTGGAATCGGGGCAGTATGCGTTTGTGGCGGCGGAAGAGGGAGATTACATGGCTTGCTTCTGGGCGCCGGATCACAAGCCCCAGACGACGTTGACCATTGAATTCGACTGGAAAACCGGCGTCGCCGCCAAAGACTGGTCCAATGTCGCTAAGAAAGGCACCGTCGAC GTAATGGAATTAGAGCTTAAGAAGTTGTCCGATACGGTTACGTCCATTCACGAGGAGATGCTCTATCTCCGTGGAAG GGAAGAAGAGATGCAGGACCTCAACAGAACAACGAACTCGAGGATGGCCACGTTGAGTCTTCTTTCGCTTTTTGTTTGCTTAGGAGTCGCAGGCATGCAGTTGTGGCACCTCAAGACCTTCTTCGAGAAGAAGAAGCTTATCTAA
- the LOC137731389 gene encoding rhamnogalacturonan I rhamnosyltransferase 1-like has translation MDVRSEGALQVRCDKIPAPVIGRTRLQVWFIRVCSSLFLWTCLVQLVAVGELWHPRLISNMTHRISEITQLPLPAVPSPPPLLPARNYTSNGFLRVSCNGGLNQMRAAICDMVTVARLLNLTLVVPELDKTSFWADPSNFEDIFDVRHFIDSLRDEVRIVRRLPKMFSRKYGYKPLQMPPISWSNEKYYLEQILPLISKHKVVHFNRTDARLANNRIPPDLQKLRCRVNFQALKFTPEIEALGYKLVRILQEKGPYVALHLRYEMDMLAFSGCTHGCTEEEADELKRLRYAYPWWREKEIVSEERRSQGLCPLTPEESALILQALGFSTDTQIYIAAGEIYGSERRLGPLRAAFPQIVKKETLLAPEELQQFQNHSSQMAALDFIVSVASNTFVPTYDGNMAKLVEGHRRYLGFKKSILLDRKRLVELLDLHLNGTHTWNEFSDAVRSVHEKRMGQPTRRRVIADRPKEEDYFYANPQECLCEETNCDGLLSLGNSSKTG, from the exons ATGGACGTTAGATCTGAGGGCGCTTTACAGGTGCGATGCGATAAGATTCCGGCGCCGGTGATTGGGCGGACGCGGTTGCAGGTGTGGTTCATTCGGGTGTGTTCGAGCTTGTTTCTGTGGACGTGTTTGGTCCAGTTAGTGGCGGTTGGGGAGCTATGGCATCCGCGTTTGATCTCCAATATGACCCATCGGATTTCCGAAATCACGCAGCTTCCACTTCCGGCGGTTCCCTCGCCGCCGCCTCTTCTCCCCGCCA GAAATTATACAAGTAATGGGTTTCTTAGAGTTTCCTGCAATGGGGGCTTGAATCAAATGCGTGCTGCG ATTTGTGACATGGTCACTGTTGCCCGGCTTTTAAATCTTACATTGGTTGTTCCAGAGCTCGATAAGACATCTTTCTGGGCTGATCCTAG TAATTTTGAGGATATCTTTGATGTAAGACATTTCATTGATTCACTGCGAGATGAAGTCCGAATTGTCAGAAGACTTCCAAAAATGTTTAGTAGAAAATATGGATATAAACCGCTCCAGATGCCTCCAATTAGTTGGTCAAACGAAAAATACTACCTGGAACAG ATTTTGCCACTTATTAGCAAGCATAAGGTGGTGCACTTTAACAGAACAGATGCACGCTTGGCAAACAATCGGATACCTCCTGATCTTCAGAAACTCCGGTGTCGTGTTAATTTCCAGGCACTGAAGTTCACTCCCGAGATCGAGGCTTTAGGGTACAAATTGGTTCGTATACTTCAAGAAAAGGGACCTTATGTGGCTTTGCATCTAAGGTACGAGATGGACATGTTGGCTTTCTCAGGTTGTACTCATGGCTGCACTGAGGAAGAAGCTGACGAGCTCAAACGATTGAG ATACGCATATCCTTggtggagagagaaagagatagtGTCTGAAGAGAGGAGATCTCAAGGTCTTTGTCCTCTAACACCCGAGGAGAGTGCATTAATTTTGCAAGCTTTGGGTTTTAGTACGGATACACAAATCTATATAGCAGCTGGTGAGATTTATGGTAGTGAAAGGAGACTGGGTCCGCTACGGGCTGCATTTCCACAGATT GTTAAGAAGGAAACACTTCTTGCTCCGGAGGAGTTGCAACAGTTTCAGAATCATTCATCTCAAATGGCAGCTTTGGATTTTATAGTTTCGGTAGCTAGTAATACTTTTGTTCCTACATATGATGGGAACATGGCGAAACTTGTTGAAGGTCACCGAAG ATACCTTGGGTTTAAAAAAAGCATATTGCTGGATAGGAAAAGACTTGTGGAGTTGCTGGACTTGCATCTTAATGGAACACATACATGGAATGAATTTTCAGATGCCGTGCGATCCGTACACGAGAAAAGAATGGGACAGCCAACTCGACGCAGAGTTATTGCAGACAGGCCAAAGGAGGAAGACTATTTTTATGCAAATCCGCAGGAGTGCCTCTGCGAGGAAACAAATTGCGACGGCTTGCTTAGCCTTGGCAACTCAAGTAAAACTGGGTGA